One part of the Candidatus Bathyarchaeia archaeon genome encodes these proteins:
- a CDS encoding tyrosine--tRNA ligase: protein MLWTVRKLSPSVMHLGMGLICGGKIKDLIEAGFDFTVYLADWHSWINNKLGGVMESIRLVGEYFKHCFTAIGVDPDKVKYMWASELAQDSKYWEKVIQVGKHATLSRVKRTLPIMGRSFSIRDVDAASLFYPCMQVADIFYLDLDVACAGIDQRKAHMLAREISSKLGAKKPISLHTHLLMGLEGPSHQPGGRFDENEKLNMQITTKMSKSKPSKCIFIHDSPEEIREKIRNAYCPPRILENNPIIELVEYVVFPAKGELTIERSNKYGGTVTFTHLGELKEAYFKGTIHPLDLKVNVAEALVEVLSRVREYFKHHENILEEVKKIIVTR from the coding sequence GTGCTCTGGACAGTGAGAAAACTCTCACCCAGTGTAATGCACTTGGGGATGGGGTTAATCTGCGGTGGGAAAATAAAGGATCTAATCGAAGCTGGGTTCGACTTCACCGTCTACCTGGCGGATTGGCATTCGTGGATAAACAACAAGCTAGGCGGGGTAATGGAGAGCATAAGGCTTGTGGGAGAATACTTTAAGCATTGCTTTACAGCCATAGGAGTAGACCCTGATAAAGTAAAGTATATGTGGGCTTCGGAGCTGGCCCAGGACTCCAAGTATTGGGAGAAGGTCATTCAAGTGGGGAAACACGCTACCCTCAGTCGGGTCAAGAGAACCTTGCCCATTATGGGTCGATCGTTCAGCATCCGAGATGTCGACGCCGCCTCGTTATTTTACCCTTGCATGCAAGTAGCGGACATATTTTATTTAGATCTAGATGTAGCGTGCGCTGGAATAGATCAGAGAAAGGCTCACATGTTGGCGAGGGAGATTTCCAGCAAATTAGGGGCGAAAAAGCCGATTTCGCTTCACACCCATCTGTTGATGGGGCTTGAAGGCCCCTCCCATCAACCGGGGGGAAGGTTTGATGAGAACGAAAAGTTAAACATGCAAATCACCACTAAAATGTCGAAAAGCAAGCCCTCTAAATGCATTTTCATACACGACTCACCAGAAGAGATCCGTGAAAAAATAAGAAACGCATACTGTCCGCCGAGGATCTTGGAAAACAACCCCATTATTGAGTTGGTCGAGTACGTAGTGTTTCCCGCGAAGGGTGAGTTGACGATTGAGAGGTCCAACAAATACGGAGGCACCGTCACTTTTACCCATTTAGGAGAGTTGAAGGAAGCTTACTTTAAAGGGACGATTCATCCGCTAGATTTAAAAGTCAACGTAGCGGAGGCATTAGTGGAGGTTTTAAGCCGAGTTAGAGAGTACTTCAAGCATCATGAAAACATATTAGAGGAAGTGAAGAAAATAATCGTCACAAGGTAG
- a CDS encoding toprim domain-containing protein → MTSIEKYNMLIKLAGQLIEESKKGIPIIVEGRKDLTSLKRIGVKGRIRCVKSRRLNFINLVDELKEEKETIIMTDFDREGEELAHQLSIALTESRVKVNNMIREKIRSLFRNEIKAVEELANFYYKAVCQLTQS, encoded by the coding sequence ATGACATCGATCGAGAAATATAATATGCTTATAAAACTGGCTGGCCAGCTGATTGAAGAGTCAAAGAAGGGCATCCCCATCATAGTTGAAGGGAGAAAGGATCTAACATCACTAAAGAGAATCGGGGTGAAAGGCAGAATTCGATGCGTTAAATCAAGAAGGTTAAACTTCATCAACCTGGTGGATGAGTTGAAAGAGGAAAAGGAAACGATCATCATGACGGATTTTGATAGGGAAGGCGAAGAGTTGGCCCATCAACTTTCAATCGCCCTTACGGAATCAAGGGTAAAGGTCAATAACATGATTCGCGAAAAGATTAGAAGCCTCTTCAGAAACGAGATAAAAGCGGTGGAAGAGCTCGCCAACTTCTATTATAAAGCGGTGTGCCAGCTTACACAAAGCTAA